A window of Solanum stenotomum isolate F172 chromosome 3, ASM1918654v1, whole genome shotgun sequence contains these coding sequences:
- the LOC125857744 gene encoding NF-X1-type zinc finger protein NFXL1 — protein MSFPAQNNRRNNNSNRPRSINNNPVVQSGGARREWVARGSTPTNTVPFSAAPVTPVSTTTVVTPGFGGNGRDNDNVPVVPVNQFQNQNQTYVEPKFNRGTYGNQRGRGRGSYNHQENRMERPVREVSGRINQERVKDPNLPQLVQEIEEKLLKGNIECMICYDMVRRSAPMWSCSSCYSIFHLHCTKKWARAPTSVDTSADKNQGFNWRCPGCQSVQLTSSRDIRYLCFCGKRQDPPSDLYLTPHSCGEPCGKKLEKELPGNGLSEEDLCPHVCVLQCHPGPCPPCKAFAPARSCPCGKEVITTRCSDRKSVLTCGQQCGKLLDCGRHRCEQTCHVGPCGHCQIVVDAYCFCKKKTESVLCGDMGVKGDIKMEDGVFSCNSVCGRKLSCGNHICRELCHPGPCGDCALLPSKVKACCCGKTSLEEERHSCLDPIPTCSKVCGKRLRCGVHRCEAVCHSGDCAPCLVPVNQRCRCGSTSRTVECYRTQAEDEQFTCDRPCGQKKNCGRHRCSERCCPLSNPKNSITGGWNPHFCSMPCEKKLRCGQHSCESLCHSGHCPPCLETIFTDLTCACGRTSIPPPLPCGTPLPSCQLPCSVSQPCGHPPTHSCHFGDCLPCAVPVAKECVGGHVILRNIPCGSKDIRCNKLCGKTRQCGLHACARTCHPSPCDVSAGPSNGSRDSCGQTCGAPRRDCRHSCTALCHPSSSCPDVRCEFPVTITCSCGRITANVPCDAGGQIVDSVFEASIIHKLPSSLQPIELNGKKVPLGQRKLICDDECAKMEKKKVLSDAFGITPPNLEALHFGENAAVSEVLGELLRRDAKWVLSIEERCKFLVLGRSRGGVNALKVHVFCPMSKEKRDAIRLIAARWKLSVNAAGWEPKRFIAVHVTPKSKAPTRILGPKGCTVNNIAQPAVFDSLVDMDPRLVVALFDLPRDADISALVLRFGGECELVWLNDKNALAVFNDPARAATAMRRLDQGSAYCGAAVVHQSGVASAVASATNVWGVSGGAKDGGGVAALKGNPWKKAVVQEPHLRESLWDADEWSKNPTDLAAPSAWRANEAPPTASSNRWSVLEPEITSSLPRVSITIQKPVTETEVGGSVLPPKPQDVGIDDMADVVDDWDKAYD, from the coding sequence ATGAGCTTTCCTGCACAAAACAATAGAAGGAATAACAACAGTAATCGACCTAGAAGCATTAATAATAATCCTGTTGTTCAAAGTGGTGGTGCTCGTCGTGAGTGGGTAGCTAGGGGATCCACTCCAACCAACACTGTTCCATTTTCAGCTGCCCCTGTTACCCCGGTATCAACAACCACTGTTGTGACCCCTGGGTTTGGTGGGAATGGAAGAGACAATGATAATGTGCCAGTTGTGCCGGTTaatcaatttcaaaatcaaaatcagacCTATGTGGAACCCAAATTCAATAGGGGGACATATGGGAATCAGAGGGGAAGGGGCAGGGGGAGCTATAATCATCAGGAGAACAGGATGGAGAGGCCGGTCAGGGAGGTCAGTGGGAGGATTAATCAAGAGCGGGTGAAGGATCCTAATTTGCCTCAACTTGTGCAAGAAATAGAGGAGAAGCTGTTGAAGGGAAACATTGAGTGCATGATATGCTACGATATGGTGAGGAGGTCTGCGCCCATGTGGTCATGTTCGAGCTGCTACTCGATTTTCCATCTTCATTGTACCAAGAAATGGGCAAGAGCTCCCACTTCTGTTGACACATCTGCAGATAAGAATCAAGGGTTTAATTGGCGTTGCCCAGGTTGTCAATCAGTCCAGCTCACTTCATCCAGGGACATACGGTATCTTTGCTTTTGTGGGAAGAGGCAAGACCCCCCTTCAGATTTATACTTGACTCCACATTCATGTGGAGAGCCTTGTGGCAAGAAACTTGAGAAGGAGCTTCCAGGGAATGGTCTGAGTGAAGAGGATCTTTGCCCTCATGTTTGTGTCCTACAATGCCATCCTGGTCCTTGTCCACCTTGTAAGGCATTTGCTCCAGCTAGAAGTTGCCCCTGCGGGAAGGAAGTAATTACCACTCGCTGCTCTGATCGGAAGTCCGTTCTTACATGTGGACAGCAGTGTGGTAAGCTTCTTGACTGTGGGCGTCATCGGTGTGAACAAACTTGCCATGTTGGTCCTTGTGGCCATTGTCAAATTGTTGTGGATGCCTATTGCTTTTGTAAGAAGAAAACAGAGTCTGTTCTTTGTGGAGATATGGGTGTGAAAGGAGATATCAAGATGGAGGATGGCGTCTTTTCATGCAATTCAGTTTGTGGAAGGAAGCTTAGTTGTGGAAACCACATCTGCCGTGAGCTCTGCCATCCAGGGCCATGTGGGGACTGTGCTTTGTTGCCTAGCAAGGTCAAGGCATGCTGTTGCGGTAAAACCAGCTTGGAAGAAGAAAGGCACAGTTGTTTGGATCCAATTCCAACCTGTTCCAAGGTCTGCGGAAAGCGCCTCCGTTGTGGGGTACATCGCTGTGAAGCTGTGTGCCATTCTGGTGACTGTGCACCATGTCTTGTTCCTGTGAATCAACGCTGCCGCTGTGGGTCAACTTCTCGAACAGTAGAGTGTTACAGAACGCAGGCAGAAGATGAGCAGTTCACTTGTGATAGACCTTGTGGGCAAAAGAAGAACTGTGGAAGGCATCGATGTAGTGAGCGATGTTGCCCTCTTTCTAATCCAAAAAACTCCATCACGGGTGGTTGGAATCCTCATTTTTGTTCAATGCCGTGTGAGAAGAAGCTTAGATGTGGGCAGCATTCTTGCGAGTCACTTTGTCACAGTGGTCACTGCCCTCCCTGCCTTGAGACAATTTTCACCGATTTGACTTGTGCTTGTGGGAGAACATCAATCCCTCCTCCGCTGCCTTGTGGCACACCTCTTCCTTCCTGTCAGTTACCATGCTCGGTTTCTCAGCCTTGTGGCCACCCACCTACTCACAGCTGCCATTTTGGGGACTGCTTGCCATGTGCTGTTCCTGTAGCAAAAGAGTGCGTTGGTGGACATGTAATTTTGAGAAATATACCTTGCGGATCAAAGGACATCAGGTGTAACAAGCTTTGTGGGAAGACCAGGCAGTGTGGCTTGCACGCATGTGCTAGAACTTGTCATCCTTCACCATGTGATGTTTCTGCCGGACCCAGCAACGGCTCCAGAGACTCTTGTGGGCAGACGTGTGGTGCTCCTAGAAGAGATTGCAGGCACTCATGTACTGCTCTTTGTCACccctcttcttcatgtcctgaTGTTAGATGTGAGTTTCCTGTTACTATTACTTGTTCTTGTGGCCGGATCACAGCAAATGTTCCTTGTGATGCTGGAGGTCAGATCGTTGACTCTGTTTTCGAAGCTTCTATAATCCACAAGCTGCCTTCATCTCTTCAACCTATTGAATTAAATGGGAAGAAGGTTCCTCTTGGTCAGAGGAAACTTATTTGTGATGATGAGTGTGCAAAGATGGAGAAAAAAAAGGTTCTTTCTGATGCTTTTGGTATAACTCCCCCTAATTTGGAGGCCCTCCATTTTGGTGAGAATGCAGCTGTCTCCGAAGTGCTGGGGGAGCTTCTTAGGCGGGATGCTAAGTGGGTGTTGTCTATAGAGGAAAGGTGCAAGTTTTTGGTTCTTGGCAGGAGCAGAGGGGGGGTGAACGCGCTCAAAGTTCATGTGTTTTGCCCAATGTCGAAAGAAAAGCGGGATGCAATTAGACTGATAGCTGCAAGGTGGAAGCTTTCAGTAAATGCAGCTGGTTGGGAACCCAAGAGATTCATCGCTGTACATGTTACACCCAAATCCAAAGCTCCAACGCGTATACTTGGTCCCAAAGGTTGTACTGTCAATAACATTGCTCAGCCTGCTGTTTTTGATTCTCTGGTGGATATGGATCCAAGGCTTGTTGTGGCTTTGTTTGACTTGCCAAGAGATGCAGACATTAGTGCGTTAGTTCTCAGGTTTGGTGGTGAGTGTGAGCTTGTCTGGTTGAATGACAAGAATGCCTTGGCTGTGTTCAATGATCCTGCCCGAGCAGCAACAGCTATGAGAAGGCTAGACCAGGGTTCGGCCTATTGTGGTGCTGCTGTAGTTCATCAGAGTGGTGTTGCATCAGCAGTGGCATCCGCTACTAATGTTTGGGGAGTCTCTGGAGGAGCGAAGGACGGGGGAGGAGTTGCAGCTCTTAAGGGTAATCCATGGAAGAAGGCTGTAGTCCAGGAGCCTCATTTGAGGGAGAGTCTATGGGATGCCGATGAATGGTCCAAGAATCCGACTGATTTAGCAGCCCCTTCTGCCTGGAGGGCGAATGAAGCTCCACCTACTGCCTCGTCTAATAGGTGGAGTGTCTTAGAGCCTGAAATTACTTCCAGCTTGCCCAGGGTGTCTATTACGATCCAGAAACCTGTTACTGAGACAGAAGTGGGGGGTTCAGTTTTACCCCCCAAACCTCAAGATGTGGGGATTGACGATATGGCAGATGTAGTGGACGATTGGGACAAGGCTTACGATTGA
- the LOC125859007 gene encoding acyl carrier protein 1, chloroplastic-like isoform X2 — protein MASLSATCLRFCCSANQINRGTVKLVSVGWGRSSAGFPSLRTSRFRVAAAKAETIDKVISIVRKQLALPAETKVSPESTFTKDLGADSLDTVEIVMALEEEFGIAVEEENSENIVTVQDAADLIEKLVEKK, from the exons ATGGCTAGTCTTTCAGCTACATGTCTCAGATTTTGTTGTTCTGCCAATCAG ATAAACAGAGGGACTGTGAAGTTGGTTTCAGTGGGTTGGGGAAGGAGTAGTGCTGGTTTCCCTTCTCTCAGAACATCCCGCTTTCGTGTTGCAGCT GCAAAGGCAGAGACAATTGATAAGGTAATAAGCATAGTGAGGAAACAACTGGCTTTACCAGCAGAAACTAAGGTCAGCCCTGAAAGTACTTTCACTAAGGACCTCGGAGCCGACTCTCTTGACACT GTGGAAATTGTGATGGCCCTAGAAGAAGAGTTTGGGATTGCAGTAGAAGAAGAGAACTCTGAGAATATTGTTACAGTTCAAGATGCAGCTGACCTGATTGAGAAACTTGTTGAAAAGAAGTAG
- the LOC125859007 gene encoding acyl carrier protein 1, chloroplastic-like isoform X1: MASLSATCLRFCCSANQVNTSQINRGTVKLVSVGWGRSSAGFPSLRTSRFRVAAAKAETIDKVISIVRKQLALPAETKVSPESTFTKDLGADSLDTVEIVMALEEEFGIAVEEENSENIVTVQDAADLIEKLVEKK; this comes from the exons ATGGCTAGTCTTTCAGCTACATGTCTCAGATTTTGTTGTTCTGCCAATCAGGTCAACACATCTCAG ATAAACAGAGGGACTGTGAAGTTGGTTTCAGTGGGTTGGGGAAGGAGTAGTGCTGGTTTCCCTTCTCTCAGAACATCCCGCTTTCGTGTTGCAGCT GCAAAGGCAGAGACAATTGATAAGGTAATAAGCATAGTGAGGAAACAACTGGCTTTACCAGCAGAAACTAAGGTCAGCCCTGAAAGTACTTTCACTAAGGACCTCGGAGCCGACTCTCTTGACACT GTGGAAATTGTGATGGCCCTAGAAGAAGAGTTTGGGATTGCAGTAGAAGAAGAGAACTCTGAGAATATTGTTACAGTTCAAGATGCAGCTGACCTGATTGAGAAACTTGTTGAAAAGAAGTAG